TTCGGCATGGCATGGCACCCCCGCCAAGCGGCCGACGGAGGCCACCACTGGCTCCGCGACGCCGTCCGCCGGACGGTTCACGCGCCCGTGTCCGCACCCTCGCCCGCACCTGGGAGCCCGCCCTCCTGACGAGCGCGCCACGAGTCGGCGGCACGAGAGAAGATGTACCTCGGGAAACCCACGGAGGAACGGCGTTGAGGAGACCGGCATGGCGAGCGAGCTCGGCGTGAGCGAGGACGCTGGAGCAGGGGCGAGGACGGCGGGCGCGGACGCGCGCGCGGCCGGCACCAAGCTCGACGGCCGCGTGGAGCGCGGCAACCAGACCCGGCGTCTCGTCCTGCGCCGCACCGTCGACATCGCCTCGGTCGAGGGCCTGGACGCGCTCTCCGTCGGCCGGATCGCCACCGAGCTGAAGCTCAGCAAGAGCGGGGTCTTCGCGCTCTTCGGCTCCAAGGAGGAGCTGCAGCTCGCGACCGTCCGCGCGGCGGGCCGCATCTACCTGGACACGGTGGTGGAACCGGCCGAGCAGACCCCGCCCGGCCTCGACCGCTTGTGGCAGCTCTGCACGCGGTGGCTCGCCTACTCGGAACAGCGGGTCTTTCCCGGCGGCTGCTTCTTCTACGGGGTGATCGCCGAGTTCGGCGCCCGGGAGGGCGCGGTGCACGACGCGATGGTCCGGGCCAACCGCGACTGGACCGCCCGGATGGAACTCTGCATCACGGAAGCCCGCGACACCGGCGAACTGCACCCGGACACCGACGTTCCGCAGCTCGCCTTCGAGCTCATCGCCCTGATGGAGACGGCGAACGCGCATTCGGTGCTGCACGGCGAGCCGGACGCCTACCGCAGGGCGGGCGCCGCCATCACGGCACGGCTGCGCACGGCGGCGACGAACCCGTCACAGGTGCCTCAACTCCCCTGAGCGACCTCAGTCTCTGGGCGGCCTCAATCCCTGAGCGACTCCCCCGAGCAAAGCCCTCTCCCTGCCCACCGGTTGGGTCCCCGAACAACTTCCCAAAACAAGTAGCACGACCGTTCGTTTAGATTTATGCTCGTCGTATGCCTTCACCGATCCTGCGATCGATCATGCGTACGCCGTGGCAAGCGGGCCCCGAGGTGGCACCCCCGTCGGGACCGGTCCTGGTGAGCGTCACGGAGTTCACCGCCGACCGGCACACCCAGACCGTCCCGATCGCCCTGGCGGGGCTGCGGCTGCGCCGGAGCTGGCCCAGGACTCCGGGCGCCGTCGGCATGTGGCTCTGGGTCGACCCGTGGCGCAAGCGCTCGGGGTCCGTCTCGGTCTGGACCGACGAGCGGTCGCTGTACGCGTTCGTCGGGCGTCCCGACCACATACGGACCGTCCGCGCACACCAGGACCGCGGCACGATGCGCTCCACGACCTGGACAGCGGACCGGCCCGGCGGCCAAGTCGCCGTCTGGGCCGCCGCGCACGCCCTGATCTCCGCCTCAACCCCCTGGCCGGAAACGGCCGTTCATACGACGGAAGGACCGTGAGGATCCATGACCGACCTTCTCGCACTCGACCGCACCGCCGTCCAGGAATCGCTCCGCGTCCTGCGCGCGGCCCGCGACACCGACTGGGAGCGCCCCTCCCCCTGCGCGGGCTGGACACTGCGCGACCTCGTGGCCCACATGGCCGCGCAGCACCACGGATTCGCGGCGGCGGCGCGGGGCGCGGGCGCCGACCGTACGTACTGGATCGCGCCGGACCTCGGCCGAGACCCGCTCAAGGTCTACGAGGAATCAGTGCGTCACGTACTGGCCGCGTTCACGGAGGAAGGCCCCGAAGAAGGCACCGAAGTCGCTGTCATGGAGAGGGGGTTCACCCTTCCCGAGATCGGCGCCACCTTCACGGGACGCATCGCCGTCGGCTTCCACTTCCTGGACTACGTGGTGCACTCCTGGGACGTGGCGACGACCATCGGCGTCGGTCTCGACCTCCCCCTGCCGGTCGTCGAGGCCGCACTCGACATCGCCCGCAGGGTGCCGAAGGACCCCGACCGCCGAGGCCCCGGCGCCGCGTTCGCGCCGGTACTGCCCACACCGGAGGACGCCTCCCCGCTGGCGGAGATGCTGGCCCTCCTGGGGCGCTCCGCCGGGGCGGCGCCGGAATCTCACACCGGCCCGGCAAAGCGTTGAACATCACGCACGCCTCTTCCGTATCTCCCGGTACCAGGAAGTAGCTTGCCCCCACGGCAGGTTGACGGGCAGGGAGGCACGGCACATTGCGGCGCATCAACGGCACGGCTCTGATCATCGCGGCACTCGTGGTCACACTGGGCGCGCTCGCGTTCCCCATGTGGTCCTACGCCGACCGCTCGGGCACGGGGCCCGCCAATCTGGCCGCCGGGTCCGTGGCCACCCAGTGGGGTCCGCTCTCGGCGGCCGACCGCGATCTGCTGGTGAAGGTGCGGCTCGCCGGCCTGTGGGAGATACCCGCGGGACAGCAGGCGGTCGAGCGGGCACCGACCCGGGCGATCAAGGAGGCCGGTGACCATCTCATCGTCGGCCACACGGACCTCGACAAGCGGGCCCGTTCGGTCGCGGCCCAGCTCGGCGTGGAGCTGCCGAACCAGCCGACCGCCCAACAGCAGGGCTGGCTGCAGGAGTTGACGGAGGCCAGCGGCGAGACGTACGAGCAGAAGTTCGCGAACCTGCTGCGTGCCTCGCACGGCAAGGTGTTCGCCGCGATCGCGCAGGTGCGGGACAGCACGCGCAACTCGCTGATCCGGCAACTGGCCACCGACTCCAACCAGACGGTCCTCGACCACATCACGATGCTGGAGGCGACCGGACGCGTCGACTTCGACGACATCGCGAACGGCGGCGCCGCCACCGCCACGGCCAGCCCCAGCGGTCCGCCGCCGCCCTCCGGCGTTCCTCCGGTGCCCCCGGCGGCAGGCCCGACCGGCGATGTGTCCACCACATCGAGGCCCTCGCCGGCGGCGCCGGGAGAAGTCAACACGAACCGGCCGGAACCTCAAATGTAGCTCTGAACGTCCCTCCTCAGGGGTTCGGCGGCGGGCGCCGGGGCCATGACCTCTGCACACGTTCACAAGACACGGGGTACGACGCGGGGTCTTGGCGGAGGAGGGGGAACATGAAGCACCTGGGGACCGGAATCGGGTGGCGTCCGGAGATCGCGGACGCCGTGGAACGGATGCCCGGCATCGACTGGGTCGAGGCCGTCGCGGAGAACCTGTGCCCCGGACACCTCCCCGACTCCCTCCTGCGGCTGCGCGAGCGCGGTGTCACGGTGGTGCCGCACGGCGTCTCGCTCGGCCTCGGCGGCGCCGACCGCCCCGACGGGACGCGCCTGGCCGCGCTCGCCGAGCGCGCCCAGGTGCTCGGCTCGCCGCTGGTCACCGAGCACATCGCGTTCGTACGGGCCGGGGGCCCGCTGACGGCTTCGCAGCCGCTGGAGGCGGGCCATCTGCTCCCGGTGCCGCGCACCCGTGACGCGCTCGACGTGCTGTGCGAGAACGTGCGCATCGCGCAGGACGCGCTGCCGGTGCCGCTCGCCGTGGAGAACATCGCGGCGCTCATCTCCTGGCCCGGCGAGGAGATGACCGAGGGGCAGTTCCTGTACGAGCTCGTCGAGCGCACGGGCGTGCGTCTCCTCATCGATGTCGCCAACCTCCACACGAACCACGTCAACCGCGGCGAGGACCCCGCGAAGGCCCTGGACGAGCTGCCGGTCGAGGCCATCGCGTACGTCCATGTCGCGGGCGGCTTCGAGCGGGACGGCGTCTGGCACGACAGCCACGCCCACCCGGTCCCCGAGCCGGTCCTCGCGATCCTGTCGGACCTGGCGGCACGGGTGAGCCCGCCGGGCGTCCTGCTGGAGCGGGACGAGAACTTCCCGGCCCCCGAGGAGCTGGAGCGGGAGCTTTCCGCGATACGGGAACGGGTGCGGACGAAGGCGCCCGTCTCGGGCGAGAGCGCCACCGTCACGGCACCGGCCGCCGAGGCCACAGAACCCGACCCCGCTCCCGACCCCGCCCGCCAGCGCCTCGCCCTCGCGCAGACCGCGTTCCTTTCCGCTCTGGTGGCCGGGACGCCCGCGCCCGAGGGGTTCGACCGGGCCCGGCTGGCCGTGCAGAGCCGGGCGTTGACCGGCAAGCGGGCGGACGTCGTGGCGAAGGTGGCACCCGAGCTGCCGGAGATCCTGGGCGAGAGCTACCGGCCGGAGTTCTTCGCGTACGCGCAGGCACGCCCCATGACCGGCGGATACCGGCGTGACGCGCTGGACTTCGCCGAGCGGCTGCTGCTGGCCGGACAGCCCGAGAACGCCGAGGCACGAGGCGCGCTGACCCGGTGGTGGCTCGAACGGTCCGGGCCCGCGCCGCTGGACGCACGCCCTGTCACCCGGTGGCTCCGGGCGGCGCGGTTCGCGCTGCGGCGGGGCTAGGAGGGCGGCGGCCATGCAGATGGTCTCCGTCTGTTTCGCCTTACTGATCGCCGCCTCGTCGGCCGGTCTCCTCATCGGCGTCTCCCGCATCCGGCAGGCCGCGCCACCGCAGCCCGACGCCCGGCATGGAACCGTGTTCGACCCCATGGAGGCCGCCTTCCTCGGCGGCGGCCCCGGCAGGGTCGCCGACGCCGCGATCGCGGCCCTGCACGAGGACGGACGCCTGGTCGTCGCGTTCCCCGGGGTCGTCGCGATCCAGTCGACGGAGGTCCGCAACCCGGTGGAGGCCGCGTTGCTCCAGGCCCAGGCAGAGGCACCGAGCGGCGCCCTGCACTGGCTGCGCATCGGCGTGATGCGCAGCGCCGCCGTGCAGGACATCGGCGACACCCTGGTCCGGCGCGGCCTGATGGTGCGCCCCGAGGCCCTCGGCCGCTTGCGGCGACGGAAGATCCGGCACAACGCCGTGATCTTCGCCGGGTTCTTCCTCCTCATCGCCGTCATCGCCGTCGAGGACGACGACGGCCCCTCATGGGACCCCGTGAGCGCCTCGACCATCGCCCTGATCGTGACCTGGGTGCTCGGCGCCCTGATCGGTCAGCTCTCCAGTCGCGCCACCCGCACCCGGGTGACCGCCACGGGCCGGAACGCTCTCGCGGAGTACCGCGCCGCGGGCGCGCACGCGCCCGGCACCGCGGCGCACCGCGTTGCGGTGGACGGTCTCGTCGGCGTCCTCGACCCCGACCTGCAGGCACAGTTGCGGGCCGCGCACCGCGTCCGGCCGGGGCGTACGCCGCGGACGTCATCGTCGTACGCGAGCTCCGGGTCCGGCACCATCGCGTGGTGCGGAGGCGGCGGCGGGGGCGGGGGCGGAGGCGGCGGTTCGTCGTGCGGCGGCTCCGGTTGCGGGAGTTCGGGCGGCTGTGGCGGCGGGGGCGGCTCCTCTTCGTCCTGCGGCGGAGGAGGCGGCGGGGGCGGCTGTGGAGGTGGCGGAGGGAGCAGTTCCTAGCCCCCTGCCGTGCGATCGGCGCCCGCCCCGCATCGGATGCCCCTTACCCGTACGGCAGTTGACGTACTCCGGGCGGTAAGCGGCAGGCGCCTCCCCGTGGCGCACTAACGTGCGGTGCCGCAACAGGAGGCGTCATGCGATCCATCAACGGCACCGGCCTCATCGTCGCGGGACTCGTCGCGACCCTGGCCGCGCTGCTCTTCCCCGTCTGGTCGTACGCGGACAGGTCGGGCACCGGCCTGGACAGACTCGACGCGGAAACCGTGTCGACGGAGTTCGGCCCGCTCTCCGCGCTCGACCGGGAGTTCATCACCAAGGTGCGGCTCGCGGGCCTCTGGGAGCTGCCGGCCGGGCAGCAGGCCGAGGCGCGCGGCACCACCAAGGCCGTCCAGACGGCGGGCGAGCACCTCGTGGAGGGCCATACGTTCCTGGACGCGCGGGTGCGCGAGGTGGCGACGCGGCTCAACCTGGAGCTGCCCAACCAGCCGAGCTCGCAGCAGCGGGACTGGCTCGACGAACTGAGCGACGCGCAGGGCGACACGTACGACGAGAAGTTCGCCAACATCCTGCGGGCCGCCCACGGCAAGGTCTTCTCGGTGGTGGCCCAGGTCCGCGCGACCACCCGCAACTCGCTGGTGCGCGCGCTCGCGGACGACGCGAACACGACCGTCCTCGACCACATCAAGGTCCTGGAGGGCACGGGCCTCGTCGACTTCGACGAGCTGGCGCGCGAGGCGGCGTCGGCGGCCCCCGTCCCGGTGACCCGCTCCCCCGCCCCGCCGGGCCCGGCCGAGTCCCCGGATCCGGCGACCCCGGTCTCCCCCTCCCCCACGTTCTCGCTGCCTCCGCCGGCATCCCGCCCCAAGCCCAAGGAGCCCAAGGAGAGCGCCGAGGACAAAGAGAAGAAGGACAAAGGGGGCGACAAGGGCAAGGAAAGGGCCCACAGCAAAGCGGAACGTTATGTACCCGCGATCCCACGTCCGCATGGTGAATAACCCGTGGCGCACCCCCCGCTCCCTCGCATAGAACACCGGCATGTTCTGGCTTCCGCTCCTTCTCGTGGCCTGGGTCGTGACGGGTCTGTCCTGCGCCCGGCTCTGCCTCACCGCGTACCGCACCGCCCGGCGCGGCGCGACCCCGGAGCTCCGCCATGAACTGACGCTCTACGAAGCCGCGTTCCTCTCCGGGGGCCCCGCACGCGTCACCGACCTCACCCTGGTGTCGATGGCCCGCACCCGGCGGCTGCTGCTCGCGCACACCGGCTGGGCGACGGTCGTCGACCCGGTGGGCGGCGACGACATGGAGCGGTCCGTGCTCGGCGCGATAGGCCCCGACGGGCAGTCGCCGATAGCGCCGGTGCGCCGGGCGGCGGCAGGCACCGACGCGATGCGGGCCCTTGCCGACCGTCTCGTGGCGGCGGGGCTCGCCCTGCCGGACGGCACCTGGTCGGGGGTCGCAGGAGCGGTCCGGCAGGTGCGGGTGGCGGCGACCGCGGTGGTCGCGCTGGGGGCCGTCGCCCTGCTGATGCCCGCCCAGGAGCCGCAGGGAGAGGTGCCGGTGGCGCTCTGGTTCGCGCTGCCCCTCGTCCTGAACGCGAGCTGCCTGGCCGTCGCCCGCTTCGAGATCCACCCCTACCCGCGCTGGGCCTCGCCCGCGGGACAGCTCCTGCTGAGCGCGCTCCCGGCGCGCGGTGGCTCCGACCTCACCGCCGTCGCCGTACGCGGCACCCGCGCCCTCGCCGATCCGGAACTGCGTGCGGCCTTCGCACACCGGGATGCGGCGCATCGGGGTCATTGAGCCGAATCCGGCGAGGCGGTGCTTTACTTCGCCTATTACCGAACGAATCATCCCTTTTGTTCGAGCAACACACGGCCGAATGAAGGGATGGAGAGCGATGAGAGCAGCAGCCGCCCTCTACGGAACCGCCGGATCCTTGGTCCTGACCGCACTCGTCGCCGCTCCCACGGGAAGCGCGTCGGCGGCCGACGTCTTCCCCCACCCGGAGGTACAGGGCACCCAGGTCGCGGCCCAGCGCGCGCAGGCGGCCGGTGTCCGCTTCGGCGCCTGCCCCGCGGCGGAGAACCTGCCCCCGTCGATCAAATGCGGCACGGTCTCGGTGCCGCTGGACTACGCCCACCCGAACGGCAGGCAGATCAAGCTGACCGTCAGCCGCACCAAGGCCACCGAGCGGGCCGAACCGAGGCGGGGCAAGGCCGTCAAGCGGCAGGGCGCCCTCGTGTTCAACCCGGGCGGTCCCGGCGGGTCCGGCATGTACTTCCCGATGGTCGGCATGCTCCCCGAGTGGAAACGCATCGCGGCGGCGTACGACCTCGTCGGCTACGCCCCGCGCGGTGTCGGGCGCTCGGCGCCGATCTCCTGCCAGGACCCCAAGGAGTTCGTCAAGGCCCCGACGCAGGCGCCGACCCACCCCGACACGGCGTACAAGCTGGAGCGCGTGAAGCAGGCGAAGGCGTATGCGGAGGGCTGCGTCAAGCGCTCCGGGAAAGCCGTGCGGCACTACACGAGCCTGAACAACGCCCGTGACCTGGATGTGCTGCGGGCGGCACTCGGCGAGAAGAAGCTGACCTTCATGGGCGCCTCGTACGGCACCTACTTCGGCGCCGTGTACGCGACGCTCTTCCCCACGCACGTGCGCCGCATGGTCTTCGACTCGGCGGTCAACCCCGACCCCGCGCAGATCTGGTACGGCAACAACCTCGACCAGTCCGCGGCCTTCGAGCACCGCTGGGGCGACTTCCGCACGTGGGTGGCCAAGCACGACAAGGCGTACCACCTGGGCAAGACGCCCGAAGCGGTCCTCCGGAGCTACGAGAAGGTGCGCGACCAGCTCGCGGC
This Streptomyces sp. NBC_01283 DNA region includes the following protein-coding sequences:
- a CDS encoding alpha/beta hydrolase: MRAAAALYGTAGSLVLTALVAAPTGSASAADVFPHPEVQGTQVAAQRAQAAGVRFGACPAAENLPPSIKCGTVSVPLDYAHPNGRQIKLTVSRTKATERAEPRRGKAVKRQGALVFNPGGPGGSGMYFPMVGMLPEWKRIAAAYDLVGYAPRGVGRSAPISCQDPKEFVKAPTQAPTHPDTAYKLERVKQAKAYAEGCVKRSGKAVRHYTSLNNARDLDVLRAALGEKKLTFMGASYGTYFGAVYATLFPTHVRRMVFDSAVNPDPAQIWYGNNLDQSAAFEHRWGDFRTWVAKHDKAYHLGKTPEAVLRSYEKVRDQLAAKPAGGKVGPGQLQSAYLQAGYYDDYWPARASALSAYVKGNPKPLIEQAAPEPKAAKEQENGNAVYTAVECNDAAWPTDFRTWNRDNSRLARVAPFETWDNAWMNLPCAYWPEARQQPLDVRTAEGELPPTLILAAERDAATPYAGAEELNRRLGGSVLVTERDAGTHGIGAGPNKCVNGHMEAYLLEGRLPVRRAACAPHKEPEPQTGKRAAALPREL
- a CDS encoding TIGR04222 domain-containing membrane protein; the encoded protein is MQMVSVCFALLIAASSAGLLIGVSRIRQAAPPQPDARHGTVFDPMEAAFLGGGPGRVADAAIAALHEDGRLVVAFPGVVAIQSTEVRNPVEAALLQAQAEAPSGALHWLRIGVMRSAAVQDIGDTLVRRGLMVRPEALGRLRRRKIRHNAVIFAGFFLLIAVIAVEDDDGPSWDPVSASTIALIVTWVLGALIGQLSSRATRTRVTATGRNALAEYRAAGAHAPGTAAHRVAVDGLVGVLDPDLQAQLRAAHRVRPGRTPRTSSSYASSGSGTIAWCGGGGGGGGGGGGSSCGGSGCGSSGGCGGGGGSSSSCGGGGGGGGCGGGGGSSS
- a CDS encoding DUF4142 domain-containing protein: MRRINGTALIIAALVVTLGALAFPMWSYADRSGTGPANLAAGSVATQWGPLSAADRDLLVKVRLAGLWEIPAGQQAVERAPTRAIKEAGDHLIVGHTDLDKRARSVAAQLGVELPNQPTAQQQGWLQELTEASGETYEQKFANLLRASHGKVFAAIAQVRDSTRNSLIRQLATDSNQTVLDHITMLEATGRVDFDDIANGGAATATASPSGPPPPSGVPPVPPAAGPTGDVSTTSRPSPAAPGEVNTNRPEPQM
- a CDS encoding DUF692 domain-containing protein, which translates into the protein MKHLGTGIGWRPEIADAVERMPGIDWVEAVAENLCPGHLPDSLLRLRERGVTVVPHGVSLGLGGADRPDGTRLAALAERAQVLGSPLVTEHIAFVRAGGPLTASQPLEAGHLLPVPRTRDALDVLCENVRIAQDALPVPLAVENIAALISWPGEEMTEGQFLYELVERTGVRLLIDVANLHTNHVNRGEDPAKALDELPVEAIAYVHVAGGFERDGVWHDSHAHPVPEPVLAILSDLAARVSPPGVLLERDENFPAPEELERELSAIRERVRTKAPVSGESATVTAPAAEATEPDPAPDPARQRLALAQTAFLSALVAGTPAPEGFDRARLAVQSRALTGKRADVVAKVAPELPEILGESYRPEFFAYAQARPMTGGYRRDALDFAERLLLAGQPENAEARGALTRWWLERSGPAPLDARPVTRWLRAARFALRRG
- a CDS encoding TIGR03086 family metal-binding protein; this translates as MTDLLALDRTAVQESLRVLRAARDTDWERPSPCAGWTLRDLVAHMAAQHHGFAAAARGAGADRTYWIAPDLGRDPLKVYEESVRHVLAAFTEEGPEEGTEVAVMERGFTLPEIGATFTGRIAVGFHFLDYVVHSWDVATTIGVGLDLPLPVVEAALDIARRVPKDPDRRGPGAAFAPVLPTPEDASPLAEMLALLGRSAGAAPESHTGPAKR
- a CDS encoding DUF4142 domain-containing protein, with the translated sequence MRSINGTGLIVAGLVATLAALLFPVWSYADRSGTGLDRLDAETVSTEFGPLSALDREFITKVRLAGLWELPAGQQAEARGTTKAVQTAGEHLVEGHTFLDARVREVATRLNLELPNQPSSQQRDWLDELSDAQGDTYDEKFANILRAAHGKVFSVVAQVRATTRNSLVRALADDANTTVLDHIKVLEGTGLVDFDELAREAASAAPVPVTRSPAPPGPAESPDPATPVSPSPTFSLPPPASRPKPKEPKESAEDKEKKDKGGDKGKERAHSKAERYVPAIPRPHGE
- a CDS encoding TetR/AcrR family transcriptional regulator, translating into MASELGVSEDAGAGARTAGADARAAGTKLDGRVERGNQTRRLVLRRTVDIASVEGLDALSVGRIATELKLSKSGVFALFGSKEELQLATVRAAGRIYLDTVVEPAEQTPPGLDRLWQLCTRWLAYSEQRVFPGGCFFYGVIAEFGAREGAVHDAMVRANRDWTARMELCITEARDTGELHPDTDVPQLAFELIALMETANAHSVLHGEPDAYRRAGAAITARLRTAATNPSQVPQLP
- a CDS encoding TIGR04222 domain-containing membrane protein, which gives rise to MFWLPLLLVAWVVTGLSCARLCLTAYRTARRGATPELRHELTLYEAAFLSGGPARVTDLTLVSMARTRRLLLAHTGWATVVDPVGGDDMERSVLGAIGPDGQSPIAPVRRAAAGTDAMRALADRLVAAGLALPDGTWSGVAGAVRQVRVAATAVVALGAVALLMPAQEPQGEVPVALWFALPLVLNASCLAVARFEIHPYPRWASPAGQLLLSALPARGGSDLTAVAVRGTRALADPELRAAFAHRDAAHRGH